In the Candidatus Lernaella stagnicola genome, one interval contains:
- a CDS encoding DUF2079 domain-containing protein encodes MNAARPERDRYFRMVLLLAAAAALLFFGLNWLAFQAGHLVKQDDHLLINEIARNILRGDFGVQAEINGNLIGTEDHFTPTFLLIVPLYLVWDHVTVLLFCLSLIVAFAVVPFYLLGRFWGGSRFGLFVAAAYLLLPETAGHALSGMWQQTPLWLLAPLTLYACLARKWWLYVVAAVLLLGTFEDAFLILAGIGLLALVEGGKRRWWLFAFVATAVYVLLIALATDNFGGGRALHQVAPEVLRNAFSLGVARGLVILVAFMTPLLWLAALRPRYLIPAIAPLWLALAYLGGDSPNLLPGSSTAHYFTASLPFILAAAIAGAASLRDFSLLQSPLRRRLAAFAALLVLLGFNVAAWCGPDGFAKPFRPGPDLPAFQKLASELPATTRLATDLPYSYLLDGRIAAAIKFSAHWRGEAFELQEHYWDWPALRDFRPRLYAYQTQRTKRQLGGLAVTTLTGGDTLRTASIDRVFGPDPYCLAAGDLDGDGRDELVAGTVALRRDAHVAVLETATGRLRVKRRIRIALDLRELAVVPGDGSILFGDGHTYRWWRGTFMEPPGPRDGLVTLFGTDVFSTFDPACPPPPGASATRSGDFNGDGERECAVGYPWQNSVEIRARDGRLLGSAVTGPFPTAIVARDLDGDGRDELITPLHNRIYDAEPFFRYLDHHAIDTLIVKDAPPAVLRQHGWQRVSEQRGVSRWCRVAAGAAE; translated from the coding sequence GAACGCCGCTCGCCCCGAGCGCGACCGCTATTTTCGGATGGTGCTGCTACTGGCCGCCGCCGCCGCGCTGCTGTTTTTCGGCCTCAACTGGCTGGCCTTTCAAGCCGGGCACCTGGTCAAGCAAGACGACCACCTGCTCATCAACGAAATCGCCCGTAACATTTTACGCGGCGACTTCGGCGTGCAGGCCGAGATCAACGGCAACCTCATCGGCACCGAAGATCACTTCACGCCGACGTTCCTGCTGATCGTTCCTTTGTATTTGGTTTGGGATCACGTGACGGTATTGCTGTTCTGCCTGTCGCTGATCGTCGCCTTCGCCGTCGTGCCGTTTTACCTGCTCGGCCGTTTCTGGGGCGGATCGCGCTTCGGGCTTTTTGTTGCGGCGGCGTATCTGTTGTTACCCGAAACCGCCGGCCACGCGCTCAGCGGCATGTGGCAGCAAACGCCGCTTTGGCTTTTGGCGCCGCTGACCCTCTACGCCTGCCTGGCCCGCAAATGGTGGCTTTACGTCGTCGCGGCGGTGTTGCTTCTCGGCACCTTTGAAGACGCTTTTCTGATCCTGGCCGGCATCGGTTTGTTGGCGCTCGTGGAGGGCGGCAAGCGGCGGTGGTGGCTCTTCGCCTTCGTCGCCACGGCGGTGTACGTGCTGCTGATCGCACTGGCAACCGACAACTTCGGCGGCGGTCGCGCCCTTCACCAAGTAGCGCCCGAAGTGTTACGCAACGCGTTTTCGCTCGGCGTCGCGCGCGGTTTGGTGATCCTCGTTGCCTTCATGACACCGCTGCTCTGGTTGGCGGCGCTGCGCCCGCGGTATCTGATCCCGGCCATCGCACCCCTGTGGTTGGCCTTGGCCTACCTCGGCGGCGACTCGCCCAACCTTTTGCCCGGGAGCAGTACGGCACATTACTTCACCGCGTCACTGCCCTTCATCCTCGCCGCCGCCATCGCCGGCGCCGCGTCGTTACGCGATTTCTCCCTACTCCAATCGCCACTCCGCCGGCGACTTGCCGCCTTCGCCGCGCTGCTCGTGCTTCTGGGTTTCAACGTCGCGGCGTGGTGCGGGCCGGACGGTTTTGCCAAGCCGTTTCGCCCGGGCCCGGATCTACCGGCCTTCCAAAAGCTTGCCTCCGAACTGCCCGCGACGACGCGCTTGGCCACCGACCTGCCATATAGCTACTTGTTGGACGGCCGTATCGCGGCGGCGATCAAGTTTTCCGCCCACTGGCGCGGCGAAGCCTTCGAACTGCAGGAACACTATTGGGATTGGCCGGCGTTGCGCGATTTCCGGCCGCGACTCTACGCCTACCAAACCCAGCGCACGAAGCGGCAACTCGGCGGCCTGGCGGTGACGACCCTCACCGGCGGCGACACGCTGCGCACCGCGTCCATCGACCGCGTTTTCGGCCCCGATCCGTACTGCCTTGCCGCCGGCGACCTGGATGGGGACGGCCGCGACGAACTGGTCGCGGGCACCGTGGCCCTGCGGCGCGACGCCCATGTGGCCGTGCTGGAAACGGCAACCGGGCGCCTGCGCGTCAAGCGCCGCATTCGTATCGCGCTGGACTTGCGGGAACTGGCGGTCGTCCCCGGCGACGGCAGTATCCTGTTCGGTGACGGCCACACCTATCGCTGGTGGCGCGGCACCTTCATGGAACCGCCGGGTCCGCGGGACGGACTCGTGACGCTGTTCGGGACGGATGTATTTTCGACCTTCGACCCGGCCTGCCCGCCGCCGCCGGGCGCTTCGGCCACCCGATCGGGAGATTTCAACGGCGACGGTGAGCGCGAGTGCGCCGTCGGTTATCCTTGGCAAAACTCGGTGGAGATTCGGGCGCGCGACGGTCGGTTGCTTGGTTCGGCTGTGACTGGGCCGTTCCCGACGGCGATCGTCGCACGAGACCTCGACGGCGACGGCCGGGACGAACTTATCACGCCGTTGCACAACCGCATCTACGACGCCGAGCCTTTTTTCCGCTATCTCGACCACCACGCCATCGACACGCTGATCGTCAAAGACGCACCGCCCGCCGTATTACGGCAACATGGTTGGCAAAGAGTTTCGGAGCAGCGGGGCGTCAGTCGCTGGTGTCGCGTCGCCGCGGGCGCAGCAGAATAA
- a CDS encoding TetR/AcrR family transcriptional regulator, translated as MGVQARRQREREQRRNQILDAARQVLFREGLAGASMNKIAVAAEVSVGTLYVYFQNKEELFAALQEEGLDILHEMIRCADAKGADPRERLTLMALAYLDFARRHRKYFDVYNVFLTSPEVSFPNELKQRIDTHGDRILSVVEGAIRDWASGDENVLAQSHQCALVFWSTLHGMLQFRKLRDTILAGQELRELYIYGVECLLRSFAPCH; from the coding sequence ATGGGGGTGCAGGCCAGACGCCAGCGAGAACGGGAACAGCGGCGGAATCAAATCCTCGACGCCGCCCGGCAGGTCCTCTTCCGGGAAGGGCTCGCCGGCGCGTCGATGAACAAAATCGCCGTCGCGGCCGAGGTGAGTGTCGGCACCCTCTACGTATACTTCCAGAACAAGGAAGAACTCTTTGCCGCGTTGCAGGAAGAGGGCCTCGACATCCTGCACGAGATGATCCGGTGCGCCGACGCCAAAGGCGCCGATCCGCGCGAACGCCTGACGCTGATGGCCCTGGCGTACCTGGATTTCGCGCGCCGCCATCGCAAGTATTTCGACGTCTACAACGTTTTTTTGACATCGCCGGAAGTGAGCTTCCCCAACGAACTCAAGCAGCGCATCGACACCCACGGCGACCGCATTTTGTCCGTTGTCGAAGGCGCGATACGCGACTGGGCAAGCGGCGACGAGAACGTGCTGGCGCAATCGCATCAGTGCGCCCTGGTGTTTTGGTCGACGCTGCACGGCATGCTGCAGTTTCGTAAGCTGCGCGACACCATCCTGGCCGGGCAGGAATTGCGCGAACTCTACATCTACGGCGTGGAGTGCCTGTTGCGAAGTTTTGCGCCTTGTCATTAA